One stretch of Patescibacteria group bacterium DNA includes these proteins:
- a CDS encoding Dam family site-specific DNA-(adenine-N6)-methyltransferase — translation MNKTIKRSPLFYVGDKYKLMKQLIDFFPKEIDNFYEPFTGGGTVFLNIEAKKYYLNDIDKNLMGIHKFLIESSKNPDKFFKDVEKIIYKYNLSRSYKEDVIPALLRQEFKKTYFAKYNKEGYEELKKRVNKNIKNDPLILYILLIYGFNRMLRFNGGGKFNLPVGNVDFNKNVLNALNNYFNIVKERKTIISVKDFRKFFASKKITENDFVYLDPPYLITFSEYNKIWNEESEKDLLKTIDELNKRKIRFALSNVTHYNGSTNGHLIKWMKKYKVYKIKSNYISYHNNGKKDIKEVLVTNY, via the coding sequence ATGAATAAAACTATTAAAAGATCGCCACTTTTTTATGTGGGAGATAAATATAAGTTAATGAAACAGTTGATTGATTTTTTTCCAAAAGAAATTGATAATTTTTATGAACCCTTTACTGGCGGCGGAACTGTTTTTTTAAATATTGAAGCTAAAAAATACTATCTAAATGATATAGACAAAAATTTAATGGGCATTCATAAATTTTTAATTGAAAGCTCTAAGAATCCAGATAAATTTTTTAAAGATGTAGAAAAAATAATTTATAAATATAATCTATCTAGGTCATACAAAGAGGACGTAATACCAGCTTTGCTTAGGCAAGAATTCAAAAAAACCTATTTTGCAAAATATAATAAAGAGGGGTATGAGGAATTAAAAAAACGTGTTAATAAGAATATAAAAAATGACCCGCTGATTTTATACATATTGCTTATATACGGATTTAACAGAATGCTTAGGTTTAATGGCGGTGGTAAATTCAACTTACCTGTGGGTAACGTTGATTTTAATAAAAATGTATTGAACGCCCTAAATAATTATTTCAATATTGTTAAAGAGAGAAAAACAATAATAAGCGTAAAAGATTTTAGGAAATTTTTTGCCAGTAAAAAAATTACAGAAAATGATTTTGTGTATTTAGACCCACCATATTTAATTACGTTTAGTGAGTATAATAAGATATGGAATGAAGAATCAGAAAAAGATTTACTAAAAACAATTGACGAATTAAATAAGAGAAAAATCAGGTTTGCATTGTCTAATGTAACACATTATAACGGAAGCACTAACGGACACTTGATTAAATGGATGAAAAAATATAAAGTATATAAGATTAAAAGTAATTATATTAGCTACCATAATAATGGTAAAAAAGATATAAAGGAGGTCTTGGTTACTAACTATTAA
- a CDS encoding AlwI family type II restriction endonuclease: MTKRNSEYKPLLFTTTMRNPERLKWFLAVLKDYDNQVLDDQLAEKISGEIIRVGLYKPMNLTTTVKNKILEKNPLTDTEVSRVLRDNPQNHKEAGFNKGWPSRFDTWFKFAKELGFVYYKSGEKIRFSEIGLKLVDSEHPEFEQQAFLNAFVKYQSNSPFRRVLNENVPLVLLLEVISKLNRDEECNDAGISKLELPLIIFWKDNDSEKLYQLIKRIRKEHGYKPSWEVIVEICVDEIMEGNFKKFKPKSIMSEYPDEFIRKMRLTGLISLRGGGRFVDINKNEQKKVDYVLENYSEYKKYDSGEEYFKYMSEIDDNLILAEAKLVTIDERDELLIKWVNIYSWDQIKEEMMNLAQKRMSKDDILKYLSNPVRLEFLSALAVKTKFPDVRVIPNYPTDDEGLPTSTAGGVGNKGDIECHEDDNGILIEVTMSEGRSQTMMEIWPITRHLEEFSKTARESMCYFIAPSIFKDSERQIDFVKEKDNLDILPKTIEEFLMHLENKEILYCKA, from the coding sequence ATGACAAAACGAAATTCGGAATATAAACCTTTATTATTTACAACCACCATGAGAAACCCTGAAAGGTTGAAGTGGTTTTTGGCAGTGCTAAAAGATTATGACAATCAAGTTCTTGACGATCAATTGGCTGAAAAAATTTCAGGAGAAATAATAAGAGTTGGTTTATACAAACCAATGAATTTAACCACAACTGTAAAAAATAAGATTTTAGAAAAAAATCCATTAACCGACACGGAAGTTTCAAGAGTATTAAGAGACAATCCTCAAAATCATAAAGAGGCTGGATTTAACAAGGGGTGGCCTTCAAGATTTGATACATGGTTTAAATTTGCCAAAGAGCTTGGTTTTGTTTATTACAAGAGTGGCGAAAAAATAAGATTTTCTGAAATAGGATTAAAGTTAGTTGATAGCGAACATCCTGAATTTGAACAACAAGCTTTTTTGAATGCGTTTGTAAAATACCAAAGCAATAGTCCGTTTAGGCGAGTGCTCAATGAGAATGTACCGCTTGTTTTGTTACTTGAAGTAATTTCGAAATTGAATAGAGATGAAGAGTGTAATGATGCAGGTATATCAAAATTAGAACTCCCTCTGATTATTTTTTGGAAAGATAACGATTCAGAAAAACTTTATCAATTAATTAAGAGGATCAGAAAGGAACATGGTTATAAGCCTAGCTGGGAGGTTATTGTTGAGATTTGTGTTGATGAAATAATGGAAGGTAATTTTAAAAAGTTTAAACCAAAATCAATAATGTCAGAATACCCTGATGAGTTTATAAGAAAAATGAGGCTTACGGGGTTAATTTCATTGAGAGGCGGTGGTCGCTTTGTTGATATTAATAAGAATGAACAAAAGAAAGTAGATTATGTGCTAGAAAATTATTCTGAATATAAAAAATATGATTCAGGGGAAGAGTACTTTAAATACATGTCCGAGATAGATGATAATTTAATATTAGCTGAAGCCAAACTTGTAACTATTGATGAAAGAGATGAGTTATTAATCAAATGGGTTAATATTTATAGTTGGGACCAGATAAAGGAGGAGATGATGAATCTTGCCCAAAAAAGAATGTCCAAGGATGATATTTTGAAATATTTATCAAACCCAGTTAGATTAGAATTTTTATCAGCACTTGCAGTAAAGACTAAATTTCCAGATGTGAGAGTTATTCCAAATTATCCGACTGATGATGAAGGGCTACCAACATCTACTGCTGGTGGAGTTGGCAATAAGGGAGATATTGAATGTCATGAAGATGACAATGGAATATTGATTGAAGTTACGATGTCTGAGGGACGATCTCAAACTATGATGGAAATATGGCCGATAACTAGACATCTTGAAGAGTTTAGTAAAACAGCCAGAGAATCAATGTGTTACTTTATCGCACCAAGTATATTTAAAGATTCAGAGCGACAGATTGATTTTGTAAAAGAAAAAGATAATCTCGATATTTTGCCAAAAACTATTGAGGAATTTTTGATGCATTTAGAGAATAAAGAAATTTTATATTGTAAAGCATAG